The Sedimentibacter sp. zth1 DNA segment GTCTATAATTTTAAAAATTAAATTCTGAACAACTCCTAATTTTTTAGTATCTGTACTTAAGAGTTCTTGACTTAAATTTTTATAATTTATTCCCGTTCTATAATAGTTAGATAATTCAAAAAAATTATAAATATTTTCAAAGCCACTTTCTTTGGCTACTACTTTATTAGTTAGAACAAAACAATGCAATTGATTTTCCTGTGTAATATTCCACTTTTCAATATGTTTATTTATAAACTCTTCTACTGTAATATTAGTATTTGCATAAAAATTGACACTTCCTCCAGTAAAATTATCATATATCGATTCTTGTATTAAACCATCATTTCGAACTTTATTAGCAACTTCTATTATTTCATTCATTGACCTTCGGTTATACTTCTTTTGTATTTCGCATAGATTTTTATTTATTACTGTAAATTTATCTCCAACTCCTGTATTATAAATATTTTGTTTTAAATCACCATAATATCCTATAAATACTCTATGATTAATTGTTTTAGAAAAATCATCTAATAAACTAAGTGTTGTCACAACTTTATAATCAGTGTCTTGATATTCGTCTACTAATATAAATGGGTATTTATCACAAATAATATGTTTTAACAAATTATTTTGATTTACAAGATTATATGTATATTCTAATAAAGTATCATGGCTTATACACATCTTATCCAATCTATCAAAGTTGTAACGTGCATCATATTTAATTTCATTTAATTTTTTATCATCAATTTTAGTTACAGTTTCTTTATACCTTTTAATTCTAAACAAACAATCAACTACTTTTTTGAAATGTTTTTTATTATCTAAAATACCGTCAAATTCTTGCATTATAGATTTAAAGTTCTCTTCTATAACATCTGCTAATTCATTTTTACATTTGTAATATAAATCTTTTTTGTCAACCATTACATCAAGAAACTTTAATCTCTTTTCTTCATTTAATTTTTTATATTTTTCAGCCCACTTCTCTGTTTGCAATGCATTTTTTTTAAAATTAATTTCCTGGTTAAGTTTTTCTTTATGAATTTGAACAAGCTGTTTTTGATATGGCTTAATGATATCCCAAACTATTACGTGTATCGTTGAAACATCTACTAAACTTGTATTTCCAAGTCTTCCTTTAATTTCATTAGTCGCTACATTTGTATATGTAATACATAAAATTTTTTGATTATGTGCCTCAAGCTCTTTGTTATTTTTTTCTATAATATATTTTAATGTTTTTATTAACGTGTATGTCTTGCCTGCACCTGCTCCTGCATCAAATACAATGCTTTGTCTTTTATCTACACAGTCAAAAATATCTATCACTATATTATCTTCTTTTTCTTTTTTATCTTGTGATATTGATAAATTATTATAATTCACCTATTTACCCCCTAACCTATTTTCAAGAAATTTAAACCCATCTACTATATATTTAGGTAATTTAGGAATATTTTCATTGCTTTCGCACGTTAAAATATTATATAGTAAGCTATTAGCAAACCTGCTTTTTGAATTAGATAGCTTTACTTGCAATTTATATGAATTATTAATTAGTCCACCATTTTTTATAATATTCTTATATATGTCAGGTTTAATATCTTTTAAAACATTATTTAATATTTTATTATCACTATTTGTTAAAATAAAAGCTTCCTCAAAACTGGTTGAATAATATCCCTTTATACGATTTTTTTGAAATATTATTTTTAAATTATTTAGTTCTATATACCCACTTTTAACAATATCACATAATTTTTCTTTATCATAAAAAAATTTTATAGTTTCATTAGTTGTTATCCTACTACATAATGTATTAATTTGTTTATAAACTTCTGGAAAACCTTCTTCACCTTTTTCTTTTTTACTACGCTTAATATCTATATCTGTAATAATTAGCGATGGTACATTTAATATATCAATTAATTTTGCATATACCTTTGCATGTGCACCATCTATCAAGAAAGCAGAAATATAATATTGATTTAATTTAGAATTTTCATCAATGTAATATTGTAATAATGTATATTCGGTTATTCCTTCTACAAAAATAACAGCATCTGAAAAAAATAGTTCTGATACCTTATATTTTATGTGCTTTTTCAAAAAGTTTAATTCATACTTTGTTATCTTTTCTTCATCTTCAGATTTAAAATCTATATCTATAATTTTATCATCATTTAGGCTTACTGACTTTGCTATACCATCAACTGTAGTAATGTAATTTATATTATTGAATGTATTTCCTGAGTGTATTTTACTGTTTAAAATATGTGATGAATGAGTAGTTATAATTATTTGACTATTTACATGTTTATTTTTGCTTTCTAATAGGGCTGATATCATATCATCAATGTATTTAATAAATTGTTCCTGCATTTGAGGATGCATAAACGTTTCTGGTTCTTCAATTGATATTAAATTTACCTTGCTATTAAAAGATGATTCTGGATATTTTTCCATATAAGTAATTATGTCAGCAACTATCATCATTAAATGTGTATAACCTAATCCAAATTGCTGTTCTGGAATATTATTGTTACCTTCTACATACTCATACTTTATAACACTTTGAATTAGCTTTTGAAATGTTAAATCCGACTTTAACAATACCTTGCATTTTTCACTTAAAATAACTTTACTTAAAGATTTGTTAATGTCATCACTATGATTCTTTTTTATATCCTTAGATAACTTATTGTTAATTTTTAAAATTTCATCATCTAATTTATCCACAATTTTTTCATCAATAATTATATTATATCTATATTCAATAATTTTTTGAAATGCTTTTGATAAGCAATTATTATTTTTAATATTAATAGCTTTTATGGGTGTTAATTCTATTAATTTATTTAAACTAAAGATATTTCTTTTTTCATTAGCTGAATTGTAGTATACGGTTTGAAATTCTGTCTTATTTATTAAATACAAAAATCTATCGAATTCCTGGCTTTTATAATCTTTGGCTAAAAATTTTTCTAAATCTTTTATATATATTTCACTATCTTTTACTTCATACTTTACAATAATTTCTACTTCTGATTTTTTTACATCTTCTAATGACATAAACGGAATAATGTTTGTTACTAAGTCTTCATTGTTGTTATCTATTCCAATTATTATTACAAATTTTAAATATGGACATGAAATAGCGTCAATCTCTTTAAAATCATGTTTTTTATATTTTTCTAACAAATTCTTGAGATAATTAAAATTAAAATCTTCTGCTTTAAATTTAGTTTCATTTATAAGTTTGTTTAAAGCTTCAGTAACAGTTGTTTTACCGCTATTATTCTTTCCAACTATAAGAGTAGTTTTTTGTGCGATATTAACTTTATTATTTACAGCTGTGCTTTTTTTATAGTCCTCTGCATCAATAAACTCAATAGTATTATCTTTATCTATTTCTCCAAATTTTCTAAAATTAATAATAGATAAGCTCTTTAAATACATAGTTTTCCTCCAAAATAACAATTCCAATAATTTTTTGATATTATATTACATATTATACCATTTATTTTCCATTTTACAAGGAATAAAGGTAAATAAATGTATTTTTAATTTAGTATAGCTTAATTAATAATTTAACGTTAGAAAAATTATATTTTAAAAACAATATACAAAAAAAACTCAGAACTAATCATTAAAGACATATTTCTGAGTTTTTGCTTTTAGGGTGTATAACAATCTATACTTGATTGTTATACCATATTATATAATTAATAATTTTAAAAACAGTGTTTTTATTATCCTCTACCTAATCTTCTTTTCTGAAGTTTTTTCCATATATTTCTACACGTCTTGCACAAATCAGAATCAAATTTCAAAAACTCTATAAGAACAACATTATCAACAAGATCTAATGCATCTTCTATATTTTCATTATTTCTTACAATATTATCAATTTTTTTAAGCAATTCTTTCTTTTTATCTTCAGGAAAATTTTCTACAATTGGTAACATGATATTTCCCATCTCACCAGGCAGAATTTCAAGCACACCACCACCATAACTCCTACCACATATTTCGGTAAATGCAAAAGAAATACTGTTATAATAAGAAAGAAGTAATGTTTCTGCATCCACCTCTTCATTTAACTTCATACGATGCATCGTATCCGTTGAAATTGCTTCACACTTATTTAATACAAACTTCGGATATAAGTTGTTACGTCTTAAGAAAAATGCATCTGGTATCCAGATGGAAGGTACTATATACCATCTATCTCTAATAGAGCATTTGTATCCTTTATCCGCATCATTATCTTCACCTAATTTAATATACTCTGTATGCCTTAAAGCATACTCTCTAAAAGGTTTTGAAGGAAATACTACTAATCTAGCTTTTTTACCATTATCATCATTTTTCTTCCAATCTGATTTAGTAAAATATATCCCGTGCGCATGAGAACTTCTTCCAATTAAAGGAAGTGTTACTTCATCAAGTTGATATATTTCACTTGTTTGTTTATCAACAGAAAAATAGTCATTGTTACCTGTTGTAACACCTACATTGATAGTACCAAAACTAGAAAATGATGCAAACCGCGCATCTTTTTTTATTTGCTGTATTGCCTTTATTTCATCAGATGTAGTAAAATATTTCGTCCATTTCTCCTTAACATGCTGCATTTTTTGATATCCATTAGAATGCAAGTCTAATGAGGCAAAATCATCTAAATCATTTATTTCTACTATTCTTATACCTTTTTCTTCACCACCCTTTTCTCCAACAAATACAATCACCTCTTGCTCTATTTCAGGAAATACAAGCTTCTCAAATGTAATTAGAGTAATTCTTGAATATTGATTCGATAAAAATAATCGTAAGTCCTCAGCATATGCTACTTGCAATATTTCTGCAGGTATTACAAATGCTATTCTTCCTGTTTCATTTAACATTTGTGTACAAGCTACCAAAAATCCAACCCATACATTTACAAGTTTATTTGACTTCATTCCATGAGATGTAAGAATACATGATAAACTTTCACGTTGTTCTTCTGAAAGATATTGATAACGAATGTAAGGAGGGTTTCCTAAAATTAAATCATATTTTAAAGATTTATAATTCTGATTATAAAAATCAAAAAAATCATTATTTATAATATCTACATTCATATATTTATTATATTTATTATATTTATTTTTTACCTTATGCGCTTCCTGTGTATCCAATTCTATAGCTGTAAATTTCTCAACTTTTTTCAAAAAATTCTTTTCCTTCATACTATCAAGAAACACACCATCTCCACAACTAGGCTCTAAAATCTTTGATATATTTTCGGCAGCAAAAAGATCTACCATAGCATT contains these protein-coding regions:
- a CDS encoding UvrD-helicase domain-containing protein, producing the protein MNYNNLSISQDKKEKEDNIVIDIFDCVDKRQSIVFDAGAGAGKTYTLIKTLKYIIEKNNKELEAHNQKILCITYTNVATNEIKGRLGNTSLVDVSTIHVIVWDIIKPYQKQLVQIHKEKLNQEINFKKNALQTEKWAEKYKKLNEEKRLKFLDVMVDKKDLYYKCKNELADVIEENFKSIMQEFDGILDNKKHFKKVVDCLFRIKRYKETVTKIDDKKLNEIKYDARYNFDRLDKMCISHDTLLEYTYNLVNQNNLLKHIICDKYPFILVDEYQDTDYKVVTTLSLLDDFSKTINHRVFIGYYGDLKQNIYNTGVGDKFTVINKNLCEIQKKYNRRSMNEIIEVANKVRNDGLIQESIYDNFTGGSVNFYANTNITVEEFINKHIEKWNITQENQLHCFVLTNKVVAKESGFENIYNFFELSNYYRTGINYKNLSQELLSTDTKKLGVVQNLIFKIIDFRNKINDDRTMVYEIIYLDVCKVLNIELLRELINKFKKISGESLKEYIYNIFKLYNQGDKNYDICIDYYIGKENNSYKKIEETIFTKLFQTDEDNDDGVKKDRKKVEEFLNLNIDEFDLWYNYIISKRKDKVIYHTYHGTKGLEFDNVIIIMKNQFNRDNEYFSKLFKSYFEVSESGEGSKIEKARNLLYVATTRAVKNLSILYLDEISNIKDEIEHIFGQVQTEV
- a CDS encoding ATP-dependent endonuclease — protein: MYLKSLSIINFRKFGEIDKDNTIEFIDAEDYKKSTAVNNKVNIAQKTTLIVGKNNSGKTTVTEALNKLINETKFKAEDFNFNYLKNLLEKYKKHDFKEIDAISCPYLKFVIIIGIDNNNEDLVTNIIPFMSLEDVKKSEVEIIVKYEVKDSEIYIKDLEKFLAKDYKSQEFDRFLYLINKTEFQTVYYNSANEKRNIFSLNKLIELTPIKAINIKNNNCLSKAFQKIIEYRYNIIIDEKIVDKLDDEILKINNKLSKDIKKNHSDDINKSLSKVILSEKCKVLLKSDLTFQKLIQSVIKYEYVEGNNNIPEQQFGLGYTHLMMIVADIITYMEKYPESSFNSKVNLISIEEPETFMHPQMQEQFIKYIDDMISALLESKNKHVNSQIIITTHSSHILNSKIHSGNTFNNINYITTVDGIAKSVSLNDDKIIDIDFKSEDEEKITKYELNFLKKHIKYKVSELFFSDAVIFVEGITEYTLLQYYIDENSKLNQYYISAFLIDGAHAKVYAKLIDILNVPSLIITDIDIKRSKKEKGEEGFPEVYKQINTLCSRITTNETIKFFYDKEKLCDIVKSGYIELNNLKIIFQKNRIKGYYSTSFEEAFILTNSDNKILNNVLKDIKPDIYKNIIKNGGLINNSYKLQVKLSNSKSRFANSLLYNILTCESNENIPKLPKYIVDGFKFLENRLGGK
- a CDS encoding class I SAM-dependent methyltransferase, producing MKLKKDNTEQKLRGAYYTPLQLANAMVDLFAAENISKILEPSCGDGVFLDSMKEKNFLKKVEKFTAIELDTQEAHKVKNKYNKYNKYMNVDIINNDFFDFYNQNYKSLKYDLILGNPPYIRYQYLSEEQRESLSCILTSHGMKSNKLVNVWVGFLVACTQMLNETGRIAFVIPAEILQVAYAEDLRLFLSNQYSRITLITFEKLVFPEIEQEVIVFVGEKGGEEKGIRIVEINDLDDFASLDLHSNGYQKMQHVKEKWTKYFTTSDEIKAIQQIKKDARFASFSSFGTINVGVTTGNNDYFSVDKQTSEIYQLDEVTLPLIGRSSHAHGIYFTKSDWKKNDDNGKKARLVVFPSKPFREYALRHTEYIKLGEDNDADKGYKCSIRDRWYIVPSIWIPDAFFLRRNNLYPKFVLNKCEAISTDTMHRMKLNEEVDAETLLLSYYNSISFAFTEICGRSYGGGVLEILPGEMGNIMLPIVENFPEDKKKELLKKIDNIVRNNENIEDALDLVDNVVLIEFLKFDSDLCKTCRNIWKKLQKRRLGRG